Proteins encoded by one window of Candidatus Obscuribacter sp.:
- a CDS encoding FAD-dependent oxidoreductase: MAMLPIEQSCYWLANRHKPDLQAQLAEATFAPGKDHKTKVVIIGAGFTGLWTAHYLRQLDSNLDITIVEQGVTGYGASGRNAGVISNCIDHTHGLAITHFGRDEAARLAKIGLKNIEELAQFADHCDYVGSGQLFVALTDKHMDDLRALIEVAQSLNIPGYKLLDASQIKMRLDSPLYLGGAFVPGGGIINPIKLVDRLSQSLTAQGVKILERTKVTALTKSGVSTDRGNITADKTILATDAYSHHLMPGLLWRFIPLYDYILVSQPLSEGELASIGWQGKEAIVDCRTFFNYYRITADNRILWGTSEAMYYAPNQVNEKHDHSEHHYKTLKESFNRHFPQLAKTIEWPYAWGGPIASTTRLTPFFGTAHDGKVLYALGYTGHGIGSTKLAGKVLAHMTLSKNSDLLNLKMVKEKPMPYPPEPLRSLSVGMVTGALRKVDQGQNPGVLLKLLDAFGIGFSS; this comes from the coding sequence TTGGCTATGCTACCGATTGAACAATCCTGCTACTGGCTAGCCAATCGCCACAAACCTGATCTGCAAGCTCAACTTGCAGAAGCCACATTTGCGCCAGGCAAAGATCATAAAACCAAAGTCGTAATTATCGGAGCAGGCTTTACTGGACTGTGGACGGCTCACTATTTACGCCAGCTCGACAGTAATCTCGATATCACCATAGTCGAACAAGGCGTCACCGGATACGGTGCCAGCGGGCGCAACGCCGGAGTGATTAGCAACTGTATCGATCATACCCACGGACTGGCTATTACTCATTTTGGTCGCGATGAAGCAGCCAGGCTGGCTAAAATCGGACTAAAAAACATCGAAGAATTAGCTCAATTTGCCGATCACTGTGACTATGTCGGTAGCGGACAGCTGTTTGTGGCACTGACCGACAAGCATATGGATGATTTACGCGCACTCATAGAAGTAGCCCAGAGTCTCAATATACCTGGATACAAATTGCTTGACGCCAGCCAAATTAAAATGCGCCTGGACAGCCCGCTTTATCTTGGCGGTGCTTTTGTACCGGGCGGCGGTATCATCAATCCCATCAAACTGGTCGACAGACTCTCTCAGAGCCTGACGGCGCAAGGCGTCAAAATACTGGAAAGGACAAAGGTCACTGCTCTTACAAAGAGTGGCGTGAGCACAGATCGCGGCAATATCACAGCCGACAAGACAATCCTGGCTACAGATGCCTACAGTCATCATCTCATGCCGGGTTTGCTCTGGCGCTTCATCCCGCTATACGACTATATCCTGGTCAGCCAACCACTGAGCGAAGGGGAACTAGCATCGATTGGCTGGCAGGGCAAAGAAGCCATTGTCGACTGTCGCACATTTTTTAACTACTATCGCATCACAGCCGATAATCGCATCCTCTGGGGCACAAGCGAAGCAATGTACTACGCTCCCAATCAGGTAAACGAAAAGCACGACCACTCTGAGCATCATTACAAAACGCTCAAAGAAAGCTTTAATAGACACTTCCCCCAGCTAGCTAAGACCATAGAGTGGCCTTATGCCTGGGGCGGTCCGATTGCCTCCACCACCAGACTAACACCATTTTTTGGCACTGCCCATGATGGCAAAGTACTCTATGCTCTGGGCTATACAGGACATGGCATCGGCTCGACCAAACTGGCTGGCAAAGTACTGGCCCACATGACTTTGAGCAAAAATAGTGATCTATTAAATCTCAAAATGGTCAAAGAAAAACCAATGCCCTACCCGCCAGAACCCTTGCGTTCACTTTCAGTAGGCATGGTCACGGGCGCTCTGCGCAAAGTCGACCAGGGACAAAATCCGGGCGTCTTGCTCAAGCTATTAGACGCCTTTGGTATTGGGTTTTCGAGTTAA
- a CDS encoding ABC transporter ATP-binding protein/permease, whose translation MQFLTASESKLVLKRLWTIVKPYWVSPQGKKAWMLLVGVLALLIGVSLVNVFINSVAGRFTTALQARDASAFWTLLWMYAGALVFATPIIVFYQFLRSKLALMWRKWLTQHLVSKYFYRRSYFNMSTDPHIDNPDERMSQDVETFCNMTVGLSITILDALVTIVTFIAVLWSISGALTIAVVAYSLFGSVLTVVFGKRLVQYNFDHLKLEADLRYNLVDVRRDVESIAFYGGEKRAKLQVFRAIGNAIKNQELVMILNRNLGFFTHSYNALVVLIPPAIIAPLYFSGQMEFGEMTRAGMAFAQIFGAMTLFVVQFNAISAYIANINRVGSFMEALEVHTAPATIDGMVIDSAVGGQLSLEHLSVLTPGGERTLLKDCTLTLAPGQSLLIMGPSGAGKSSILRAIAGLWVTGHGRVVRPAFSDMMFLPQRPYVPASTLRDALCYPRTRSCATDSELIAHLKLVNLADLPARVGGLDVERNWREFLSVGEQQRLSFARLLMARPRYAIVDEATSALDVDNEKLLYTILAASGSTLISVGHRPSLVEHHSLVLELIGDGSWRLIHRN comes from the coding sequence ATGCAATTTTTGACTGCCTCAGAAAGTAAGCTTGTACTCAAGAGACTATGGACCATAGTCAAACCCTACTGGGTATCTCCCCAGGGTAAAAAGGCTTGGATGCTGCTTGTCGGTGTGCTTGCTCTTTTGATTGGTGTATCTCTGGTCAATGTCTTTATCAACAGTGTCGCCGGCAGGTTTACCACCGCTCTGCAAGCCAGAGATGCCAGCGCGTTTTGGACCTTGCTCTGGATGTACGCCGGTGCCCTGGTCTTTGCCACGCCGATTATTGTCTTCTACCAGTTTTTGCGCTCAAAGCTCGCATTGATGTGGCGCAAATGGCTGACACAGCACCTGGTCAGTAAGTATTTTTATCGGCGCAGTTACTTCAACATGTCCACCGACCCGCACATCGATAACCCCGATGAGCGTATGTCGCAGGACGTGGAGACCTTTTGCAACATGACTGTCGGGCTGTCGATTACCATCCTCGATGCCCTTGTTACCATCGTCACTTTTATTGCCGTGCTCTGGAGCATCAGTGGCGCCCTCACAATCGCTGTGGTGGCATACTCGCTCTTTGGTTCGGTGCTCACTGTGGTCTTTGGTAAACGGTTGGTGCAGTACAACTTTGACCACCTCAAGCTGGAGGCCGACCTGCGTTATAACCTGGTCGATGTCCGGCGAGATGTGGAGTCAATCGCCTTTTACGGAGGCGAAAAAAGAGCTAAGCTCCAGGTCTTTAGAGCGATTGGCAACGCTATTAAAAATCAGGAGCTGGTTATGATCCTCAATCGTAACTTAGGCTTTTTTACTCACAGCTACAATGCCCTGGTCGTGCTCATTCCGCCTGCCATTATCGCTCCGCTTTACTTTAGTGGGCAGATGGAGTTTGGCGAGATGACTCGTGCTGGTATGGCCTTTGCCCAGATATTTGGCGCCATGACTCTCTTTGTCGTGCAGTTTAACGCCATCAGCGCTTATATCGCTAATATCAATCGTGTCGGCTCCTTTATGGAGGCCCTCGAGGTGCACACTGCTCCTGCCACGATTGACGGTATGGTGATTGACAGTGCGGTGGGTGGTCAGCTGTCGCTTGAGCATCTCAGTGTGCTTACACCTGGCGGCGAACGCACTTTGCTAAAGGACTGTACTTTGACTCTGGCGCCCGGGCAGAGTCTGCTCATCATGGGACCATCTGGTGCAGGTAAGTCGTCCATATTGAGAGCCATAGCGGGTCTCTGGGTGACAGGTCATGGCCGCGTGGTCAGACCGGCCTTTAGCGACATGATGTTTTTGCCGCAAAGACCTTATGTGCCGGCCAGCACTTTGCGCGATGCGCTGTGCTATCCGCGCACTCGCAGTTGTGCCACTGATAGTGAGCTCATAGCCCACCTCAAGCTCGTCAATCTGGCCGACCTGCCAGCTCGAGTTGGTGGCCTTGATGTCGAGCGTAACTGGAGAGAATTTCTCTCAGTTGGTGAACAGCAGCGCTTGAGCTTTGCTCGACTGCTTATGGCCAGACCGCGCTATGCCATCGTCGACGAAGCTACATCAGCCCTTGATGTGGACAACGAGAAGTTGCTCTACACCATTCTGGCAGCCAGCGGTAGCACTCTCATCAGTGTCGGTCACAGACCATCTCTGGTGGAACACCACAGTCTCGTCCTTGAGCTTATTGGTGACGGCAGCTGGCGTCTTATTCACCGCAATTAG
- a CDS encoding Tat pathway signal protein gives MKTYKPKANAAAVLANSLPQISRADELMLESVSRAHFQYFVDYQDKDTGLILDRTRAGGPATIAGVGFALTAYAIASERFWISRKEALDYTVRVLEVLARVPQGDAIQGTNGYRGFFYHFLDPKTGERATAPQFWNSELSSIDTALLMMGVRFAINYWRGRNAREKYVRDTGRALYDRVEWDWLVREVPAGKNELGRDVPAGQVIGHGWSPESGLIRSVYRGYSEALALYLLALGATKHKVTAALWQGLIGHEVATTHMGETYIAMPGTPLFCYQYPHCWVDFRGIKDDVNRRLGFDYWQNSVRATVAQHKYARQNPNKFVGYDRHNWGLTACDGPGDAKQQVGDRLVTFRWYSERGAPDGFDDGTIAPTAALSSLPYAPKAVLSTLRYWLKNRADLYSVHGFADAFNDSFKDGDKAGWVGTDRLAIDQGPVILMIENYRTGRIWEVMKRDPVMRRALKRANFKGGWLDATTR, from the coding sequence GTGAAGACTTATAAACCCAAGGCTAATGCCGCAGCTGTTTTGGCAAACAGTCTGCCACAAATCAGTCGCGCCGACGAACTCATGCTTGAGTCTGTCTCGCGCGCTCACTTCCAGTATTTTGTCGACTACCAGGACAAGGACACCGGTCTGATTTTGGACCGCACCCGTGCCGGCGGACCTGCCACCATAGCTGGTGTAGGTTTTGCCCTCACTGCCTACGCCATAGCCAGTGAGCGTTTTTGGATCAGTCGCAAAGAAGCTCTGGACTACACTGTCCGCGTCCTCGAAGTGCTTGCACGCGTGCCGCAAGGTGACGCTATCCAGGGCACAAACGGTTACCGCGGCTTCTTCTACCACTTCCTCGACCCCAAGACCGGAGAGCGCGCTACCGCTCCCCAATTTTGGAATAGTGAGCTGTCCAGCATTGACACCGCCCTGCTGATGATGGGTGTGCGCTTTGCTATCAACTACTGGCGCGGCCGCAATGCTCGCGAAAAGTATGTGCGCGACACTGGTCGGGCGCTTTATGACCGAGTGGAGTGGGACTGGTTGGTGCGTGAAGTACCCGCCGGTAAAAACGAACTCGGTCGCGATGTGCCGGCAGGCCAGGTCATTGGTCATGGCTGGAGCCCAGAGAGCGGTCTTATCCGCAGTGTCTATCGTGGTTATAGCGAGGCCCTGGCACTCTATCTCCTGGCTCTTGGTGCCACCAAGCATAAGGTGACTGCCGCTCTCTGGCAGGGTCTTATCGGTCATGAAGTGGCCACCACCCACATGGGTGAGACCTATATCGCCATGCCTGGTACGCCACTCTTTTGCTATCAGTATCCGCATTGCTGGGTTGACTTCCGCGGCATCAAAGACGATGTTAACCGCAGACTCGGCTTCGACTATTGGCAAAACAGTGTGCGAGCGACAGTAGCTCAGCACAAGTATGCTCGCCAAAACCCCAATAAGTTTGTCGGTTACGACCGTCACAACTGGGGGCTTACTGCTTGTGACGGACCTGGCGATGCCAAACAGCAAGTCGGCGACCGGCTTGTGACCTTCCGCTGGTACAGCGAGCGTGGCGCCCCTGATGGCTTTGACGATGGTACCATCGCTCCGACCGCGGCGCTCAGCTCTCTGCCGTATGCACCAAAGGCGGTGCTGTCGACACTGCGCTACTGGCTCAAAAACCGGGCGGACCTCTACTCTGTGCACGGCTTTGCCGATGCCTTCAACGACTCCTTTAAGGACGGCGACAAGGCCGGTTGGGTGGGCACAGATCGTCTGGCCATCGACCAGGGACCGGTCATCCTGATGATCGAAAACTACCGTACTGGCCGTATCTGGGAGGTGATGAAGCGTGACCCGGTCATGCGTCGCGCTCTCAAGCGAGCCAACTTTAAGGGCGGCTGGCTCGACGCCACGACCCGCTAA